DNA sequence from the Streptomyces sp. MST-110588 genome:
CCAAGCGCGGGGGCCACCCGGCCCCCGACGGAGCCCCGATGTCGCACCGACAGATCATGGAGGCGCTGTCCGGGCTGCTGCTCGGCATGTTCGTCGCCATCCTCTCGTCGACGATCGTCTCCAACGCCCTGCCCGAGATCATCCACGACCTCAAGGGCGGCCAGAGCGCCTACACCTGGGTCGTGACGGCATCGCTGCTGGCGATGACCGCCGCCACCCCGCTGTGGGGCAAGCTCTCCGACCTGTTCAGCAAGAAGCTGCTGGTGCAGGTCGCCCTGATCATCTACGTACTGGGCTCGGCCGCGGCCGGACTCTCGCAGAACGCCGGCATGCTCATCGCCTGCCGTGTCATCCAGGGCATAGGCGTGGGCGGTCTGTCCGCCCTGGCCCAGATCGTCATGGCCGCCATGATCTCCCCGCGTGAGCGTGGGCGGTACAGCGGCTACCTCGGCGCCACCTTCGCCGTCGCCACCGTCGGCGGCCCGCTGCTGGGCGGCGTCATCACCGACACCAGTTGGCTCGGCTGGCGCTGGTGCTTCTACGTCGGCGTGCCCTTCGCGGTGATCGCGCTGATCGTGCTCCAGAAGACCCTCAAGCTCCCGGTCGTCAAGCGGCAGGTCAAGGTCGACTGGGCGGGCGCCTTCTTCATCAGCGCGGCGGTCTCGCTGCTGCTGGTGTGGGTGACGCTGGCCGGTGACAAGTACGACTGGATCTCCTGGCAGACCTTCGTGATGGTCGGCGGCGCGATCGTGCTCGGCGCGGTCTTCGTGTTCGTGGAGTCCAAGGCGAGCGAGCCGATCATCCCGCTGCGGCTGTTCCGCAACAAGACGATCACCCTCGCCTCGCTGGCCTCGCTGTTCGTCGGTATCGCGATGTTCACCGGCACCGTCTTCTTCAGCCAGTACTTCCAGCTCGCCCGCGACAAGTCGCCGACGATGTCCGGCATCATGACCATCCCGATGATCGGCGGCCTGTTCGTCTCCTCGACGGTTTCCGGCCAGGTCATCACCAAGACCGGCAAGTGGAAGGCGTGGCTGGTCTCCGGCGGCGTCCTGGTCACCGCCGGCCTGGGCCTGCTGGGCACCATCCGCTACGACACCGAGTACTGGCACATCGCGATCTTCATGGCCCTGATGGGCCTGGGCATCGGCATGATGATGCAGAACCTGGTGCTGTGCACCCAGAACCAGGTCGCCCCGCAGGACCTGGGCTCCGCGTCCTCCGTCGTCACCTTCTTCCGCTCCCTCGGTGGTGCGGTGGGCGTCTCGGCGCTCGGTGCGGTGCTCGCCAACCGCGTCACCCACTACGTCAAGGAGGGCCTGACCGAGCTGGGTCCCAAGGCCGCACACCTGGCCAAGGGCTCCGGCGGTGGCGGCGGCATCCCCGACCTGGCCGCGCTGCCCGCCCCGCTGCGTACGGTCATGCAGAGCGCGTACGGCCACGGTGTCGGCGACGTCTTCCTCTACGCGGCGCCCTGCGCGCTGCTGGCCTTCCTCCTCACGCTTTTCATCAAGGAGGTCGCGCTGAAGACCCGCGGCGGCCTGGCGCAGTCCGCCGAGCCGCAGGGCGCGGACACCGCCGTCCCCGCGGCCGGTGCCACGGCTCCCGCCGCGGCGCGGGCCGAGGAGCCGGTGCCCGCCATGGCCGGCGCGCCGTCCGTCGCGGACGACGGGGACGGCCGGGCGCCCTCCTGGGCGCGGCAGGCCCAGGCCACCGACACCCAGCCGCTGGCGGCGTACGCGTCCGCCGGTGCCCCGGAGGCTCCCGGCACCCCGTCCGGTCCCTCCGTGCACGGTTTTGTACGCAACGCCGAGGGCAACCCCGTGCCGCGCTCCGCGGTGACGCTGATCTCGCTCAGCGGTCAGCAGCTCGGCCGCTCGGCGGTCCAGGCCAACGGCTCGTACGTGCTCAGCGCCCCCGGCGCCGGCTCGTACGTCTTCATCGCGGCGGCCGACGGCCACCAGCCGCAGGCGTCCACCATCGTCATCGGTGACCAGCCCCTGAGCTACGACGTGCTGCTCAGCGGCACCAGCGGCCTGACCGGCCAGGTGCGCGGCGCGGTGACCGGCGAGCCGGTGGAGGGTGCGATGGTCGTGGTCACCGACGTACGCGGTGAGGTGCTGGCCACCGGCACGACCGGCCCCGAGGGCCACTTCGCCTTCGAGGAGCTGGCGAGCGGCTCCTTCACCGTCGCGGTGAACGCCGCGAGCTTCCGGCCGACCGCACTGCCGGTCGAGGTCGGCGGGCAGGGCACGACCCGTATCGAGGTCGAGCTGCTGTCCGGCGCGCGGGTGCAGGGCGTCGTACGGGCGGGCGCGCAGCGCCGTCCGCTGCCGGACGCGCGGGTCACGCTGGTGGACGCGGCGGGCAACGTCGTGGCCACCTCGACGACCGGTGAGGACGGCGCGTACGCCTTCACCGACCTGGACGCGGGCGACTACACGGTCATCGCGAGCGGCTACCCGCCGGTCGCGGGCGGCCTGACGGTCGACGCACGCGGGGTCGACGGCTTCGACGTCGAACTCGCCCACCCCGGGGACTGACCCCGGCCCCCGGAGCTGACCGACGGTCGGCTCCGGGCCCCGGAGCGCGGCTCCGGGCAACCGATCCCCGGCCCGCGGCGCATCGTTCGAGCGGAGGCGCGCCCCGGGCCGGGACCCAGGACCCCGGGCGGCGGCTCGGCGCACAGGCAGGGGACGGCCTGCGAGCTGCTGCCCGGGGCCCGACATGTACGAGGCGAGAAACGGGAGCGGGAATGACTTCGACGGGCGCGGGAGCGGCAGGCGTACGGGCGCGGATCCGCACGCGGGACGGGTGGGCGGTGCAGCACGCGGTGCTGACCGTCACCGACATGACGGGCGCGCAGATGGTGCGCGCCTCGGCCGACCAGGACGGTGTCGTACGGGAGGCGCAGCCGCTGGCCCCCGGCCCGTACACGGTGATCGTGACGGCCGTCGGGTACGCGCCGGTGGCCTCCAGCGCGATCGTCACGGCGAGCGGCCGGCTGGACGCGGGCACGGTGGTGCTGGCCCGCCAGGGTGGCGCGGAGCTGCCGCCGCCGGGGGCCTGGACCGTCGACCCGATGCACTCCACGGTCGCGGCGGTCGCCCAGCACCTGGGCATCTCCAGCGTGCACGGCCGTTTCACCGAGTTCGGCGGCCGGATCGAGATCGCCGAGGACCTGGAGAAGTCCACGGTCGAGGCGGTCATCAAGGCCGCGACCATCGACACGGGCAACGAGATGCGCGACGGCCATCTGCGGTCGGCGGACTTCCTGAACGTCGCGGAGTTCCCGGAGATCACCTACCGCAGCTCCGGGCTGGAGCCGGCCGGGCCGGACCGCTGGACCGTGCACGGCGAGCTGTCGCTGCACGGTGTCGTACGGCCGGTGGACCTGAACCTGAGCTACCTCGGTACGGGTCCCGACCCGTGGGGCGGGGTGCGCGCGGCCTTCCACGCCACCGCGGAACTGAGCCGCGAGGACTTCAAGATGAACTACAACCAGGTCGTGGCGGCCGGGATCGCGGCGATCGGCACGACGCTGCGGGTGGAGCTGGACATCCAGGCCGTACAGGGCGAGAGCCTGCCGACGGCGTGACGCGGGGCGTACAACGGCGGGAGCGGAGCATGTAACGGCGTTACGGGCGTTACGGCACGCTCAGCGGCGGTCGGGCCGTGGGCCGAAATCCTTCGGGGTGGGCGGCCTGCGGCCCGTCTGCGTCACCAACTCCACGCTGATGTCGCGCAGTTTGACGTTGCGCCCCTGGGAGGCGCGGCGCAGGATCTCCAGCGCGGTGTCCGCGTCGACCCGGCCACGCGCCATCACGATCCCGATCGCCTGGTCGATGACGCTGCGCGAGAGCATCGCCCGCCGCAGGTCCTCGGTCAGCTCCATGTGCCGCTGGATGCGCAGGGCGACGCCCACGGCACCGGCGGCCTGCGCGGACAGCAGCCGTGCGGTGTCCATCTCGTCCTCGAACGCCTTGGGGACCCTGGCGTAGAGATTGAGCGCGCCCAGACAGGCGCGGCCGTCCTTCAAGGGCAGCGCGAGGACGGACCGCACGCCGTACGCCCGCGCGTCCCGTATGTACTCCGGCCAGCGGCTCTCGTCGTGGACGTCCGCCACGTGCTGCTCGCAGCCCTCGCTTATGCTGGTCAGGCAGGGGCCGCCGTTCTCCCCGTACTGGATCTCGTCCAGCCGCCGGGCGTCACCGTCGCTGCTGGCTGCGGTGGTCACCTGGCCGTGGCGGCACAGTGTGACGCTGCTGGAGTGCACGTGTTCGAGACTTTCCACGGCCCGGTCGGTCAGGTCCTTGAGGAAGGCGTCGAGGTCTTCGCTGTCGGCCAGTGACCGGTGCAGCGCGAGCAGATCCAATCCGTTGCCTTGAGTCATCGTGCCGCCGCGAGTACCCCTGTACGGTTCTCCGACACCCCCTCGGCGCCGGTGTGTACGGGCGCGATCACCTACCGTGGCCGCCGGGCGCGCACCTCCACCATGGCTCCGCCGGGCGCGGCTGCCTGCCCGGCGGCGGCCCCGCCTCCTACCCGTTGGCCGGCTGCGGACCCTGCGTCCCGTTGGCCGTCTCCACGATCCGCAGCGCGATGTCGCGCACCTTCACGTTCTCCTTCTGCGAGGCGCGCACCAGCCGCCCGAACGCCTCGGTGCCGTTGATGTCGAGCTTGCCCATCAGCACCCCGGTCGCCTGCCCGATCACATCGCGGGTCTGCATGGCCTCGGTGAGCTGCTCCTGCACCATGGCCGACTCCAGGGCGATGCCGACGTATGCGCTCAGCAGCCGCCCGATGCGTACGGAATGCCGGTCGAAGGCGCGCGGTGCGCGGGCGTAGACGGTCAGCACGCTGGTGCGGCGCGCGGTGCCGCGCAGCCGGAAGGACAGCGCGGAGCGCAGCCCCACGAGGCTGAGTTGCGGGTCGCTCTCGCCGCGCTCGATGACGGTGCTGCCGCTCTCGTGGAAGCGGTCGAGCAGGTGGTCGGGGAAGCGGTCGTGGGACTGGTCGACCGTCCGTACGATCTCGTCCGTCCATGCCAGGGTGCGGATCTGGTCGTTGCGGTCGGCCGCGGAGATGCCGGCGTACTCGGCGGCGGGCACGGTCCGTACGGCGAGGTTGACGGCGGTACGCATGGTCGCGCGGGGGCCGTCCGCGACGTGCAGCTCGACCGCAGCCGCCGTCAGCGACTCGGCCAGCCCAAAGGCGTCGCCGGAAAACGACACTTCGGAAGTATGTAGGGAATCCACCACGAACCTCTTCGGCATGCATGGCCGTAAGGCCATACGCAGGAGAGCTCCGCAGCACATTCCCGACTGCGAGCACACGAATGGGCAACACTCTACCGTCCACGGACTCTTGGGGTCGATCTCGGTCGGAATGCTCCGTGGCGCGCCCGCACGTGGTGCAATGGAGTGCCCGGGTCAGGAAGCGGCCCTGTTGAGGGGGTCCGCCCCCGGCGCAGGTCTGCCCGTCCGGCGTGCCCGCCCTGCCGGACCCCACGGTCACTGGTTGGACAGGTGTGAAACCGATGACACATCACTTGGTGGCGCACGACCTCGCGCGCTGCACCCTTCTCTCCCTGCCCGAGGAAGTCGACTTCGCCAACGCCGGCGCGCTGTACGAGGACGCCAGCGGCATCGTCGACGCACGGTCCGAAACGTTGGACGCGCTCATCCTGGACCTGACGGCCACGTCCTTCATCGACACCAGCGCGCTGGAACTGATCGCTTCCGTGAAGGAGCACGCCTGGGAACGCAGCCGCGCCCCGCTGCGGGTGGCGGCCCGTACGCCCCAAGTGTGCCGGTTGCTGGACATGGTCCATATCCGCAGGGACGTCCCTGTTTACGATGACCTGGCCGAGGCGCTGCTGGGCGGCCCGGCGAGCTTTCCCCGCTGACGGCACGCGCCGGTGCCGACTCCGCACCGGCGCGTGCGCCCTGAACCGCCGAGGCACGTACGGGAGCACCGGCGCGCACCCGCGGTCACCGGCGCGTACTCGGAATCACCGGCGCGCACCCGCCGTCATCGGCGCGCGCCCGGATTCACCGGCGCACTCACGCCACCGTGCGCCCCGCGTCACGCAGTGCTTCGATCCCCGCGATCTGCAAGTCGAGTGCGAACGCGAAGTCGCGCTCGCTCAGCTCCTTCGCGCTCAGCCCGCGGTCGGCGTCCAGGGCCTTGGAGGACATCTGCCAGGTCTCGGCGAATTCCGGCAGGCTCCGGATCGTCCCCATGACCTGTTCCAAGTAGTCGTCCAGGGAGATGCCCACCTCGCGGCAGCGCGCCTCGTGCAGGGCCTCGACGGCGCTGAACCCGTACACGAACTGGAAGACGGCGGCCAGCGCGCCGGAGATCTTCTCCTGCGGCAGACCGCTGCGCTGCATGGCGCGCAGCGTGACGTTGTTGAAGGCGATCGAACGCGGTCCGATGTTGAGGTACTCGCCCAGCAGGCGGGCCACCCAGGGGTGGGCCAGCAGCATCCTGCGGTACTCCCCCGCGAGTTGCCGCAGGTGATCGCGCCAGTCCGCGCCCTCGTCCGCCTCGTCGGGCAGGGTCATCTCGCCGGTCACCGCGTCGATGGCCAGCTCCAGCAGGGCGTCCTTGGTGTCGACGTACCAATAGACCGACATGGCGGTGACACCCAGCTCGGCGGCGAGCCGGCGCATCGAGAACTTCGCGAGCCCCTCGGCGTCCAGCAGCCGGACGGTGGCCGCCACCACCTTGTCCAGGTCCAGCCCGGCCGGCTGGTCCGCCTTCCGTTTGAGGGGAGGGCGCTCGGCCAGCCAGACACTCTTGAGCTGCTTGCCGGCGCGGCTGTCCGTCGCTGCCATGGCGCGCCCTCCTTCGTTCCGTTCGCAGTGGTGCGCACTCGATGCTATTCCGGCCGGCCGCCCGCGGGCCCCGGCCGGACGGCCTCTTCGGCGGCCCCGCCCTTCTCGGGCCCGGACGCCGCGGACCGCACAGTTGACGCCTCATCGGACGGATCGCCGGCCGGTGCGCCGGACCGGGCGCCGGACGCAGCCGCGGACGGGTTCTGCTCCGGTTCCGGTGCCGACGAAGGCGTACGCTCCGTACGACGCAGCAGTACGGCAGCGAGCATTCCGCCCAGGAAGACGGCCCCGGCGCCGACCAGTTGGCTCACCTCGATGCCCGCCGCGAAGGCGTCCTGCACACTCACCCGCTCCGCGTCCGTACGCGCCAGGGCGAGGGCCGCGGGCAGCGAGCCGGCACCGGCCGCGACGGCCGGCAGCAGCGCCGCGAAGCGGGAGTTGAGGACCGCGCCCAGGACGGCGACGCCCAGGCTCTGGCCGAACTCCAT
Encoded proteins:
- a CDS encoding MFS transporter, with the protein product MATTTPSGVRGGHAKRGGHPAPDGAPMSHRQIMEALSGLLLGMFVAILSSTIVSNALPEIIHDLKGGQSAYTWVVTASLLAMTAATPLWGKLSDLFSKKLLVQVALIIYVLGSAAAGLSQNAGMLIACRVIQGIGVGGLSALAQIVMAAMISPRERGRYSGYLGATFAVATVGGPLLGGVITDTSWLGWRWCFYVGVPFAVIALIVLQKTLKLPVVKRQVKVDWAGAFFISAAVSLLLVWVTLAGDKYDWISWQTFVMVGGAIVLGAVFVFVESKASEPIIPLRLFRNKTITLASLASLFVGIAMFTGTVFFSQYFQLARDKSPTMSGIMTIPMIGGLFVSSTVSGQVITKTGKWKAWLVSGGVLVTAGLGLLGTIRYDTEYWHIAIFMALMGLGIGMMMQNLVLCTQNQVAPQDLGSASSVVTFFRSLGGAVGVSALGAVLANRVTHYVKEGLTELGPKAAHLAKGSGGGGGIPDLAALPAPLRTVMQSAYGHGVGDVFLYAAPCALLAFLLTLFIKEVALKTRGGLAQSAEPQGADTAVPAAGATAPAAARAEEPVPAMAGAPSVADDGDGRAPSWARQAQATDTQPLAAYASAGAPEAPGTPSGPSVHGFVRNAEGNPVPRSAVTLISLSGQQLGRSAVQANGSYVLSAPGAGSYVFIAAADGHQPQASTIVIGDQPLSYDVLLSGTSGLTGQVRGAVTGEPVEGAMVVVTDVRGEVLATGTTGPEGHFAFEELASGSFTVAVNAASFRPTALPVEVGGQGTTRIEVELLSGARVQGVVRAGAQRRPLPDARVTLVDAAGNVVATSTTGEDGAYAFTDLDAGDYTVIASGYPPVAGGLTVDARGVDGFDVELAHPGD
- a CDS encoding YceI family protein; translation: MTSTGAGAAGVRARIRTRDGWAVQHAVLTVTDMTGAQMVRASADQDGVVREAQPLAPGPYTVIVTAVGYAPVASSAIVTASGRLDAGTVVLARQGGAELPPPGAWTVDPMHSTVAAVAQHLGISSVHGRFTEFGGRIEIAEDLEKSTVEAVIKAATIDTGNEMRDGHLRSADFLNVAEFPEITYRSSGLEPAGPDRWTVHGELSLHGVVRPVDLNLSYLGTGPDPWGGVRAAFHATAELSREDFKMNYNQVVAAGIAAIGTTLRVELDIQAVQGESLPTA
- a CDS encoding GAF and ANTAR domain-containing protein, which produces MTQGNGLDLLALHRSLADSEDLDAFLKDLTDRAVESLEHVHSSSVTLCRHGQVTTAASSDGDARRLDEIQYGENGGPCLTSISEGCEQHVADVHDESRWPEYIRDARAYGVRSVLALPLKDGRACLGALNLYARVPKAFEDEMDTARLLSAQAAGAVGVALRIQRHMELTEDLRRAMLSRSVIDQAIGIVMARGRVDADTALEILRRASQGRNVKLRDISVELVTQTGRRPPTPKDFGPRPDRR
- a CDS encoding GAF and ANTAR domain-containing protein, with protein sequence MSFSGDAFGLAESLTAAAVELHVADGPRATMRTAVNLAVRTVPAAEYAGISAADRNDQIRTLAWTDEIVRTVDQSHDRFPDHLLDRFHESGSTVIERGESDPQLSLVGLRSALSFRLRGTARRTSVLTVYARAPRAFDRHSVRIGRLLSAYVGIALESAMVQEQLTEAMQTRDVIGQATGVLMGKLDINGTEAFGRLVRASQKENVKVRDIALRIVETANGTQGPQPANG
- a CDS encoding STAS domain-containing protein, which produces MTHHLVAHDLARCTLLSLPEEVDFANAGALYEDASGIVDARSETLDALILDLTATSFIDTSALELIASVKEHAWERSRAPLRVAARTPQVCRLLDMVHIRRDVPVYDDLAEALLGGPASFPR
- a CDS encoding TetR/AcrR family transcriptional regulator, coding for MAATDSRAGKQLKSVWLAERPPLKRKADQPAGLDLDKVVAATVRLLDAEGLAKFSMRRLAAELGVTAMSVYWYVDTKDALLELAIDAVTGEMTLPDEADEGADWRDHLRQLAGEYRRMLLAHPWVARLLGEYLNIGPRSIAFNNVTLRAMQRSGLPQEKISGALAAVFQFVYGFSAVEALHEARCREVGISLDDYLEQVMGTIRSLPEFAETWQMSSKALDADRGLSAKELSERDFAFALDLQIAGIEALRDAGRTVA